From the Choristoneura fumiferana chromosome 15, NRCan_CFum_1, whole genome shotgun sequence genome, the window CATCTAAGAGGGTGTCTACTACgtagcaatacaatacaacaacacTACATTGTACACCGTCACACGTCATATGTTACGTTGCAAGAAAAACAAATGGAGTAAGCAAGTAATTCTATGGTACCCGAGGGACGGTGCTAGGAAAAAGATGTGATGCGGTGCAACGAGAAGATGGGAAGACGATATTCGTCTGAACCCTGGGACTTTATTGGACAAGAGTGGCAGCGGACAGAGTCCAATGGAAacagttggaggaggcctatgccaaaAGGCACATCGAACTGAgagatattttataattatgaaattgtCAAAACCTATGTTCGAAAATAAagggctattattattatattttacacttaaaataaaacaatgctgAAAAACAAACACGTGGAGAAAATACACACGAGAAGCAAAATATATCCAGTTGCACAATTTTTGGCCCACTCTACCTACTTAACTATTACTTCATACGTTtgtgggccagattttttgtcgCTGAGTATATATAGTGAGGTTTTGAGTTACACGGACgtttattgtcttttttttattccaggAGAAAAGCAGATGTCGCTATGGAAGGCAGCTTCCTCGTAAGGCAGATATACGATGACGAGATAACCTACAATCTCATCACTGCTGCCGTTGAGATTTTACGTAAGTTTTattagaaaaaccggccaagagcgtgtcggacacgcccaaaatagggttctgtagccattacgaaaatattaagtaatatttttcttaggatctcgtatttcatacggaatcttccaagtttaggtatattttataccttaggctgctatttaagagtaaaactactaataattctcaagaaaacttagccgttatacttttccttgaaagtttgatatactttctaccatcctgcatttttcaagtttttccacccaccggtttagattttggaggggacgcttgattttaatgaaaatttgcactttaaagttgaatatttcgcaaaaaaatcaatgaatcgaataATCttcgtagcaaacccctaatggttttaaaatacctatccaacgataccccacactatagggtaggttgagaaaaaaaaacacccccactttctgtctatgggtggtaccataaaaaaaaatattgtaccattttgtcggcatagtttacatataataatatccgtgcaaaattacagctttctagcatttatagtccctgagcaaagccgcggacggacggacagacagacagacagacatggcgaaactatcagagttccgtttttgccattttggctccggaaccctaaaaatcaactATTTTATGTAACGGAATACCTACctgcaaatatttttaacataggATGCAagtaagataataaaaaaatcttttttgatAGATATACCCGCTGATGCCATTCTGGAGCTGTTTGGAAAGACTTTCTTCGAGTTCTGCCAGGATTCTGGATACGATAAGATCTTGCAAGTCTTGGGTGCCACGCCACGTGACTTTTTGCAGGTTAATTTTAAGTTCTTTTTTAgaagtttttcaaaataaaaaacttcgCGCACTGAGAGTTCTGAACaaatttgtacctacataatatgagTATCCAGTGTTAACGgagtccctcttcaaagtaaaTTTTCAGGCTGCAGTGcggggtaattttagatggttaacttagacggacagacataaaaaataaagatttttcagactttactcattggttgtgctataagagctatcttaataacaaatttcaagttacaATTGATTGCACAATTgaaagtacctacgagtacccTATACATTTTTGGGTAACGACAATTTGTAAGGAAAACCCTTTTTAACGAATGTgtcttttaagtttaatttctTCAGTACTTCAAGGGGgtaatatttgatattaattaacATTTCCACGTGGTCTTAAGAAAAACGTAtttgcagacagacagacagatggccAAGAAAATtatcctataagggtttttAAGGTACGAAACTCTAAAAAGAGATGTTAACATTGTTTTTCTAAGGTATTtctgttgaataaaaaaacataaaatagcCATAACATATCTAActgatatttatatcttttactagccgttacccgcgactacgACTCCGTCCACATACAATTCAGCTACCGCTAtcgcgcgggaactatgcaattttccaggttaaaactatcctgtccttccccgggacttaaactatctgtataccgaatttcatctaaagcggtttagcggtttcgacgtgatgaagtaacaaacaaacagacttacaaactttcgcatttataatattagtgggataaccgttgtttttaaccgacttcaaaaaaggaggaggttatcaattcggttgtatttttttataaattgcagAACCTGGATGCCCTGCACGACCATCTTGGGACCCTGTACCCTGGAATGCGATCGCCATCCTTCCGATGCACCGAAAGACCTGAAGATGGTGCTTTGGTCCTCCATTATTACTCTGATAGACCTGGCTTGGAGCATATTGTTATTGGTATCGTCAAGGTACAGTGAGCAATTTAATGATGGTattggattttttttcattctctatacgagtatttcaaaattgtatttAGGAAGCAAACAcctgacatttactcattcgtTTTAATCAtactccttttatgcaatcagttctccCTTTAGCTGTGTAtttaatcattcacttcaactctcgtggcactgaCTTTAGTttcttgggtaaaaaaaattactctaTTTAATCCGTCAGTTAGAATcactatcagaaaatattgaacacgtatttGTTTCTCTTTTCAATGATTTTTCTCCATTTTGCTCTATCCCTGGCCTCTTTTATCCATTTTTATTTTGCCTATGCGCCTGAGATCTTTCTCTACACAGCCGGAACATTCAAGGATGTCATTCCTTCAGAGCCGTACAGTCAACGACCATTTTAGTTCCAATGTGTGAAGTCGAACTCATTGCCTCGATAGTACTAAATTGTCAATTATTATCAAAATTACAGACAGTTGCCAGTAAGCTCCACAATACCGAAGTGAAGGTTGAAGTGTTGAAGACAAAAGAAGAATGCGACCATGTCCAGTTCCTCATCACAGAAACTTCTACCTCAGGTCGTGTATCCGCGCCTGAGATAGCGGAAATTGAAACTTTGTCACTCGGTAAGAGTCCCTACTCATGTaactttaaactttttataAACTGCCTTAATATTACTCGTAACAATTGCTATTGTAACTATACTCACATAGGGCATAAACATCAGTAATGGGGAATCTGAAGACCAAACAAGGCCAAATTCGCCAGGCCTGGCGGTTTTTAGGACGTCGATGATGTCTTCCAACTATCGAACTAAATTCCATTAAAGCCATCACAGCCGCGTACTCAGTTCAAGACAGTAAAACGTATACCGGCTGAAGATGgatgatattatgatgatgatgaaagatttgttttgtttttgttgtccAGAACCAAAAGTCAGTCCAGCTACATTCTGCCGAGTGTTTCCATTTCATTTGATGTTCGATCGCGAGCTGAACATCGTGCAAGCAGGACGCACTGTTTCCCGTCTACTGCCCAGAGTGACTAGACCAGGATGCAAGATAACTGATGTTTTGGATACGGTAAAGTCACtcttattcaattttattagcACAAATTATTAACCTAAACCcttaattcaaaattaaaagttaaatccAGTTTTTAAATCAAAGCCACAGCTTGGACTTGAATCATAAAAAATAGAACCTATGTCATTACAATAAGACAAAAGTTTTcaattgttaaaattaattcaagaTTCATACAAGAATTTTGGGATAAGATCAAGAAGCAGTGGCTCATTTTTAAACGATTTTTCTAAACGTGGTTCGATGCTCCTGTTTAAGTTTGCAGCATGAACGTGTAGAGAAAATCTTTACATGACCTAAAGGTGAAGGTAGGTAgtcaaaaaaacattgtatagaGACAGCAAATTTGTTTACTACTTGGTTCTTGGTAATTATTACTTGGTTCATTCGAAACAAACTGGGCAAACAAATCCTGCATTCTAGTAGCTGCTGTAGCCACTAGCTGCAGGACACACTCGATATTTATGTCAACTACTTTTCTTTTGCACTAGTGGTTTAGTTTTTAGCTTATCTTAAcgatatatttaataaataaaccatCATTTTAACAGTAGGATTTGTTAAATTCAGGTTCGGCCACATTTGgaaatgaaattcgaaaatgtgTTGGCTCACATTAACACCGTGTACGTGCTGAAAACGAAACCCGAAGAAATGAATGTAACTGATCCCCACGAGGGGATTGCTCCTCTTCGGCTGAAGGTAGATACGTTACAACCACAGCCTAGTTCAGTAGCTATGCACTATTTGTAATTAATGCTCTAAAGTCTATCATTTTTCTTTTCAGGGTCAAATGCTTTACATGCCCGAGACCGATGTGGTCGTATTCCAATGCTATCCTAGCGTTACTAATCTTGATGATTTAACACGGTATGAATTTTTCTAATTTAGTAGCGCTAAAAGCCAAAACAACACATTAATATTgtctttttaattttgatagtaCCAGTCCCAGATTGTGGTATAAACTTGATACTTATCTATAAGATGGTTGACTTACTACTTGTGGATAAAACATTCAAATACTCGTAAGATAATATGACAGTTCAAGTGATTTGACTCAATCAAAGGTTTAAAACTGTTTCACCGGATGCCTGTATCTTTTACCGCTTTATCATTACCATAATCTCGTTATTGTAAAGTCTCTTGTACGTTAGAAAATAAATCTACATTTCCAAGATACTTTTACGGAACCGGTCTACCTGCATTATTTCAGCCGTGGCCTCTGCATCGCTGACATTCCGCTGCACGATGCGACCCGCGACTTAGTGCTGATGTCTGAACAGTTCGAAGCGGACTACAAGTTGACTCAGAACCTGGAGGTGCTGACTGACAAACTCCAGCAGACTTTCCGGGAGCTGGACTCGGAGAAGCAGAAAACTGATAGGTAACGTTTGGTGGAGCACTTTTTTATGAAGCTGGAATGGTGGGATGGCCATCAAAACAGACGCAGACCGATGagaagatggcgggacgacttggacgcTTGCCAAGTAGAGTAGCAGGAGCATCCTTTCGATAGCGACGAATAATATAACGAAAATAGAGCCTTTGCCTTGGCAAGCTTGACAGTGGGAGACTTTTAACGagctagtaaaataaaagcAGGAATAGAAGCAAGAAGTTGGAAAACTAGACTATGACATACTATCACTAAAATCATAAAAAGGTTAGCTAAGGTTTGGTGTATTTAGCTCCAATTTTGTTGAATCGATCTTCTTTCCACTCGGTACTTAGTTTATGGCTCAATTTCATGAGacaacaatgaaatatattcTGCTTACAAAACTGCTATAGATTCACACCGTCTACCAATATCTCTTGGATCACCAGCTGTATATTGACTTATTTGGAGACTTTGTTAACCTAACTGTTAGCGAGATATAGTTATATCATAACTGCCATTGTTCCTTCCAGACTGCTCTATTCCGTGCTACCACGCAGCGTAGCAACAGAACTTCGCCATCGCCGCCCAGTGCCTGCTCGTCGCTACGACCCCGTCACTCTTCTCTTCAGTGGTATTGTCGGATTCGCCAACTACTGCGCAAGGAACACCGATCACAAGGGTGCTATGAAGATTGTGAGGATGCTCAATGACCTGTACACTACATTTGACGTGCTGACTGACCAGAAGAGGAATCCGAATGTTTATAAGGTAGGTGAATTTTAGCTTGTCTCTTCTCATAACTTTACAGTCATGAGCATGAGACTGAGATCATGATCATGAGATCATGTTGTTAGTGGAAGAGCAAAGTGAattatagttcattaatatggacctggCTCTTATTTCCCCAACGTGGCAATTATATATCGAGTGTCAATCTATTATTGTTATCTAAATTTAATGATACTTAtgttgtaaaacaaaaaaatttttcataGACGACATTATTTGTAGATTTGTCGGTAAATCTTGACATGGGATTAAAGCTGTGTCAGTTTTGCGTTACACTGGTCATGTTTCGTCATTAACATTGCGCGTATTTTCAAAATAGCCCTGTATGAAAGTAGGAGTCGCACCTGTCAGCGTGGAAATAGGGCCCAGATGATTTCAATGATCATTCAAGTAACGCTTCTATCAATCAAATCTTATGTGGAAGTCTATGACTCGTTATTATACTTTCATACTTCGTCGTTCACGGGGAAACCGTGAACTCCgatatagcaaaaaaaatgcCACGAGTTTTTCTACCTATCGTTAACTTTACTGATTTACAGGTGGAGACAGTGGGTGACAAGTATATGGCTGTCTCAGGATTGCCGGAGTATGAAGTTGCTCACGCTAAGCACATCTCTCTACTGGCTCTTGAAATGATGGATAATTCAAAGGAAATCACTGTTGATGGCGAGCCGGTTGTAAGtacacaataaaattaaaacgttggaaagacaaaatttttaataaaggaataaaataataatatattatgtaatataAATGATGCGCTGCAAGGAAAGCACACATTAGAAGTAAAAGGCTTCAGCTAGGATCTGTtttcctacataggtacttatactctttggatCTGTTAAAGTATTGACAAGTCATGTTTTCGTGTTGTCAGCcataatgtttgtatgttcgAATATTAAATGCTTGTTAGTTTTTTCATAAACAAAGACATATCATTTAAACAAAGACATTACAATTAGAAAAAGTAAGCTTCAGCCTTACTTACTATTGGAAAAAAATGGAGCTTAATCGATGAAATATGTTTGCCCCATAGTCAAGCGTGTGTTCCTATCATGCAATTAATAgcctgttaaatattttttgaacttAATCTGACAGGGCATAACCATCGGCATTCACTCAGGCGAAGTAGTGACTGGTGTGATCGGACATCGCATGCCGCGCTACTGCCTCTTCGGTAACACCGTTAATCTAACCAGTCGCTGCGAGACAACTGGCGTCCCCGGTACCATCAACGTCAGCGAGGATACTTACAGGTTAGCAAGTTTCATCGTCATCACCGTCATCATCAACCGAAAGACGCTGGAAATTGCTTCCTCGTTTCCACCATAGAATGCCACAATGGTCGTTCTTGCACCGCCCACTTTCAACAGAATCTAACGAACTTTATCAGATCATTTCACacagacgaccggatggccaagtggttagagaacctgactacgaagcttgaggtcccgggttcgattcccgggcgGGGCAGAtgtttatatgaataatacgaatgttttttttctgatcttgaatgtttaagtatatatttatctatataagtatgtttatccgttgcctagtatccatagtacaaggtttgcttagtttgggactaggtcaattggtgtcaagtgtaccatgacatttatttatttatttcttcaccTCGTAGAAGGCCTACCCGATGGAAGGGGATTCAGTAAATTTACTGGAGGAAAGTGGATTCCACCCTGTACTTAAATTTCTGATGCCTATTATAGGGGAAGGAATACGTGCCAcagatatgaaaaaaatatatagtagaGGCCCTTGCATACACAAAGTAGCATATTTAATAGAGATAGCCGCTGGAttgaaataagtatattttggcTTTCAGTTATATTTCAACCCATGAATTACATAAAAGGTTTCCTGGAGATATATTACAAACTGCATTTGAGGCCTTTAAAGAAAAATGGCATAGTCAGTAAAACATTTGAAATTCTTCTAATAATGTTAACTTTATGTGCACGAAGATTTTAGTATAACCCTTCCCCACTGATAACCTTATTTTTCTTAGGGTAAAAAGCATAAAATTAAACAGCATTTATAAAATCTATTTAATCTTCAAACAAATCCAAATACTTTTGTAAGGAAACAGGCACTCCCAATTTTGGTATACCAAACGGTAGTTCAAAGTTTCTCCACAATCTATTTCGAACCACACATCTGCATAAGTGCTTTAATTCTACAGGCCTTAGGCCACACCTGGAACTTGGAATTAAATGATCTTGAAGCATCTCGCCATATTTCTCTAAAACAACCTttctatcataattataatcatcTGGCAATTCCAAATGCTTAAACGCTTTCTTATCAATCGTAAAATTGATTTTAGGTATCACTCTTAAAAGCAATTTCAAGCACCCCACTAGTTCATACGGATATGCTCTATTGTAGTCTTTTAGTCTATCTAAAACTGATTCAATGGAGTCCGTTGCAGCATTTTCGGAGGACACTTGTGCCCCAAATCTTAATAGTATCATAAGCATTTCTGATGATCCCATTTGTAATACTACTCTTGCGGGGGATGCTTTCCCGCAACTTTCCAAAGGTACGTCAATGAAACGATAAACTTTTCCATCTTCTTCATACTCCAAGTTTGCATTTGTGGCGTGATCTAAGAAAAAGACGAGAGCGTGTACGTTTTCTTCTTTATCTATGAAGTCTGATTTCCATCCGGCGAGGAAGTGTGGCGCTGATGTACCGAAAATTGCACCTGCAAAAATATTGTGCTGTAATGAGGGTTTATTGACAAGTGAAATATCGCTACATGGCGTTAGTATCAaaagatccgtttgacgttacagtcttgctttgTGTGTGAAtgactcatttagttatttttcatcacacttgctcgtaaacagtgtcgtaacatgcacgataccttggttgcaacccccaaaataaaaccctcgacctaaatgtgcttgtcatgaagcccaaggtcggtaaatgagtcagtgcccgtactgatagtgctgcgcgcgctgctgcacgcGCACACTCTCCCGCAGCTCGGGCGCGCTGTGCAGGGGAGGATGCTGGTGCTGCTGCCCAAGAgccgcagcctaaggtatcggcaatgaggcaaaaataatattttgtcttacaaataaacaattttactcgcaaatgtgatgaaaaacattgtatgtcgcacgggcggtactagaattacgaacatcgacttcgggcttataaaagactctcgttcgtaattacttatttactgcccttaagacacaatgtactaaatttACCACAAACATGACGTgtcataaatgtcaaagttttcaAAGAGACCTCACAATGCTATCGCCCACTAATCTATCACAGAAACCCTTATTGCTGTTACTGAATAGGGAGATGTGATGTTCTAATTTTTTACTCGTAATCTGACGTTCAAAATGTCTAAATCGATATAACACAGAATTGTGCATCACATTTCTTGGCGAATAACCTAGCCCATTAACTGACAACCAATGAAAAGGGTGGGGTTTGTATGTACCATCAAAAGTATGCTTAAGTGGCTACTGAACTGAAGACAAAATTTAGAGACATCATCAGTTTGGAGTAGGTTCCCTTTCCTTTTCCTTCTTGAAAGTGACAATCTCTAAATTTTGTGTAGTAGCTTTACTTACCCAAGAATATCCTCTCAAAAGTTTTCTCACAAGCGTACAACTCGTCCAACAATGCTGCTACTACACCATTGTCTTGGACACTCCAATCAAAAGATAATTTCATGGCTATGTACAAGAGGTTGTGGTACTTCCCCATAAGGCACACATCGCCATTGTTTGATTTACACCCATTGTGGTATCTTAGTGCGGCGAGGATGAAGTTCTTGCAAGTTATGTTGTCCGAGTGGTTTTGCCCTGTGATGTAAAATTAAACACAATAAatgatagtacagtcaccagcaccaatatctgacacaacaagcgtgcataaatgaTAGATGTCGTGATAATCATAGAAGATcactaattttgaacatgaaactaccgtgagactcactttttttttcattaaataagagCACTAATTGATACATTATATTAAGTGTACAAAGCAACGTGATACCTTTAGCACAACCAGCGATGACAGTGTTAAAGTACTCCACCAACTCCCTCCTCTTATATCTCTCGTTTAAACAATCTCTCTCCAAATTACAAAACACCTCCTCAAAGTAATACTCCATGAATGAATCCATACCgaaaattttgaataataattacaagcaaaaataatattatatgacTATTGACTGGTATATTGACAGAAACTGTCACGGTTTGAAAGATGTTTACAACACGATAGCTAGGAACTCAATGGTCGGAAATCAGTCCACCCTTACTTAGTTCATGAAACCCTATTAGTGTTCTAATCCCTTTACTACGGTCGCGTATGGGAAACCCTTCAAGTTTATAAAGTTTGTAAAGACCGCCGTCAACATGTGGAATGTTTACTACAATATTATACAGATCCTGAGCACAATCCTtctctaaagccgagtttagaattgcaagaaaaatcatgcaagttgcattacattgcgacgctcgattgaccactacgaACTCGTGAAGTGACTGCgttacattaaattaattcaGTCAACTAGCAGAACTAtaaaatttttcgggataaaactatcaatgctattttcagggtctcaaactatcggCGTATCAAAGCTGTTGCTTGCGACTTCATCTGCCATTAATACGTTTATCGCacgcccgcgggaactatt encodes:
- the Gycbeta100B gene encoding guanylate cyclase soluble subunit beta-1-like, which gives rise to MYGFVNYALELLVMKTFGQATWEEIKRKADVAMEGSFLVRQIYDDEITYNLITAAVEILHIPADAILELFGKTFFEFCQDSGYDKILQVLGATPRDFLQNLDALHDHLGTLYPGMRSPSFRCTERPEDGALVLHYYSDRPGLEHIVIGIVKTVASKLHNTEVKVEVLKTKEECDHVQFLITETSTSGRVSAPEIAEIETLSLEPKVSPATFCRVFPFHLMFDRELNIVQAGRTVSRLLPRVTRPGCKITDVLDTVRPHLEMKFENVLAHINTVYVLKTKPEEMNVTDPHEGIAPLRLKGQMLYMPETDVVVFQCYPSVTNLDDLTRRGLCIADIPLHDATRDLVLMSEQFEADYKLTQNLEVLTDKLQQTFRELDSEKQKTDRLLYSVLPRSVATELRHRRPVPARRYDPVTLLFSGIVGFANYCARNTDHKGAMKIVRMLNDLYTTFDVLTDQKRNPNVYKVETVGDKYMAVSGLPEYEVAHAKHISLLALEMMDNSKEITVDGEPVGITIGIHSGEVVTGVIGHRMPRYCLFGNTVNLTSRCETTGVPGTINVSEDTYSYLMREDNYDEQFQLTYRGHVTMKGKAEAMQTWFLERKKI
- the stops gene encoding SOCS domain-containing protein stops codes for the protein MDSFMEYYFEEVFCNLERDCLNERYKRRELVEYFNTVIAGCAKGQNHSDNITCKNFILAALRYHNGCKSNNGDVCLMGKYHNLLYIAMKLSFDWSVQDNGVVAALLDELYACEKTFERIFLGAIFGTSAPHFLAGWKSDFIDKEENVHALVFFLDHATNANLEYEEDGKVYRFIDVPLESCGKASPARVVLQMGSSEMLMILLRFGAQVSSENAATDSIESVLDRLKDYNRAYPYELVGCLKLLLRVIPKINFTIDKKAFKHLELPDDYNYDRKVVLEKYGEMLQDHLIPSSRCGLRPVELKHLCRCVVRNRLWRNFELPFGIPKLGVPVSLQKYLDLFED